A single window of Eucalyptus grandis isolate ANBG69807.140 chromosome 1, ASM1654582v1, whole genome shotgun sequence DNA harbors:
- the LOC104449681 gene encoding trehalose-phosphate phosphatase A, translating to MDLKSNHASPVLAETSPINKSRLGLRANSVPCSAPSAPFSSGLYLIVPRKKNGILEDVRSPAWLDAMKLSSPSAKLMANDVDNDVVASEADVAYQTWMLKYPSALLSFGQFANYAKGKRIVLFLDYDGTLSPIVEDPDHAFMSETMREAVKKAAECFPTAIISGRSRDKVFEFVGLPELYYAGSHGMDIMGPVKSSSNDHTNSVRSTDKQGKEVNLFQPASGFLTMIGKVFASLVEATKDIEGVMVENNKFCVSVHYRNVDEKNWKDVAARVSGILKEYPQLRLTHGRKVLEVRPVIDWDKGKAVMFLLESLGLSKCEDVLPIYIGDDRTDEDAFKVLREGNRGCGILVSSIPKESSAYYSLRDPSEVKEFLNSLVIWKKSSALRYTIERRI from the exons ATGGACCTGAAGTCTAATCATGCATCTCCTGTTCTAGCTGAAACCTCTCCAATTAATAAGTCCAGACTAGGCCTGCGTGCCAATTCGGTGCCATGCTCAGCCCCATCTGCACCTTTCTCATCTGGGCTATACCTAATAGTACCAAGGAAAAAGAACGGGATTCTTGAAGATGTTCGTTCTCCCGCATGGTTGGATGCTATGAAATTATCATCTCCTTCGGCCAAGCTGATGGCCAACGACGTTGATAATGATGTTGTAGCCTCTGAAGCAGATGTTGCTTACCAAACTTGGATG CTAAAGTATCCATCAGCTCTGTTGTCTTTTGGGCAATTTGCAAATTATGCGAAGGGCAAGCGGATTGTTTTGTTCCTAGATTACGATGGGACCCTTTCTCCCATTGTTGAGGACCCTGACCACGCATTCATGTCTGAAACT ATGCGAGAGGCTGTTAAAAAGGCAGCAGAATGCTTCCCCACAGCAATAATTAGTGGAAGAAGTCGTGATAAG GTATTTGAATTTGTCGGACTGCCTGAACTCTATTATGCGGGTAGCCACGGCATGGACATTATGGGCCCTGTTAAATCTTCTTCCAATGACCACACAAACTCTGTAAGATCCACGGACAAGCAG GGAAAGGAAGTCAACCTATTCCAGCCAGCAAGTGGATTTCTAACCATGATTGGGAAG GTTTTTGCATCTCTTGTTGAAGCTACCAAAGACATTGAAGGTGTGATGGTGGAGAACAATAAGTTCTGTGTATCTGTACATTACCGCAATGTTGATGAGAAG AATTGGAAAGATGTCGCAGCACGTGTTAGTGGTATTCTAAAGGAGTATCCTCAGTTGCGACTAACTCATGGGCGGAAG gTTTTAGAGGTCCGGCCAGTGATTGATTGGGACAAGGGGAAAGCTGTTATGTTCTTGCTTGAATCGCTCG GACTTAGTAAATGTGAAGATGTGCTCCCAATTTACATTGGAGATGATCGGACAGATGAAGATGCATTtaag GTGTTGAGAGAGGGAAATCGAGGTTGTGGAATTTTGGTCTCATCCATTCCCAAAGAAAGTAGTGCCTATTACTCTCTTAGGGACCCCTCAGAG GTGAAGGAGTTCCTTAACTCGCTAGTAATATGGAAGAAGTCAAGCGCATTGCGATATACAATCGAAAGGAGAATATGA
- the LOC104449662 gene encoding NAC domain-containing protein 7, whose amino-acid sequence MNTFSRVPPGFRFHPTDEELVDYYLRKKITSRRIDLDVIKDVDLYKIEPWDLQELCCIGTEDQNEWYFFSHKDKKYPTGTRTNRATAAGFWKATGRDKAIYSKHDLIGMRKTLVFYKGRAPNGQKSDWIMHEYRLETDENGTGQEEGWVVCRVFKKRMTTVRKMSEHGSPCWYDDQSSFMPDLDSPKQISHPNYAYHHVPYACKKELDFQYQVPQEHFLQLPLLEIPKMLNSSVAPLVGLHMNHAISTMQSSSAITEEEHIEKTNNSSAQLADQLTDWRVLDKFVASQLSQEDAPEKHNYSNENHIFIPNIDMNIVVRKLDKQEAEVIMPENNTSSMHASNSPIELWK is encoded by the exons ATGAACACCTTTTCACGTGTCCCCCCGGGATTTCGATTCCACCCTACTGATGAAGAACTTGTTGATTACTACCTGAGGAAAAAGATCACTTCAAGGAGGATCGATCTTGATGTCATTAAGGACGTCGACCTTTACAAAATTGAGCCATGGGATCTTCAAG AGTTATGCTGTATCGGGACAGAAGATCAGAATGAATGGTATTTTTTTAGCCATAAGGACAAGAAATATCCAACCGGAACTCGCACAAATAGAGCCACTGCAGCTGGATTCTGGAAAGCAACAGGAAGAGACAAGGCTATTTACTCCAAGCATGACTTAATTGGCATGAGGAAGACATTAGTCTTTTATAAAGGCCGAGCTCCGAATGGACAGAAATCTGACTGGATTATGCATGAATACCGTTTAGAGACAGATGAGAACGGAACTGGTCAG GAAGAAGGTTGGGTTGTTTGTCGGGTGTTCAAGAAAAGAATGACAACTGTACGCAAGATGAGCGAGCATGGATCTccttgttggtatgatgatCAGTCCTCTTTCATGCCCGACCTCGACTCGCCCAAGCAAATTTCACACCCTAATTATGCTTACCACCATGTCCCCTATGCTTGCAAGAAAGAGCTGGATTTTCAATATCAAGTTCCTCAAGAACATTTCCTTCAACTCCCACTCTTAGAGATCCCAAAAATGCTCAATTCATCAGTTGCACCCTTAGTTGGCCTACACATGAACCATGCCATTAGCACTATGCAGTCATCATCAGCCATCACCGAAGAAGAACACATAGAAAAGACAAACAACAGCAGTGCCCAACTGGCAGATCAATTAACGGATTGGCGAGTTCTCGACAAGTTTGTTGCTTCTCAGTTGAGCCAAGAGGATGCTCCAGAAAAGCACAATTATTCCAATGAAAATCACATCTTCATACCAAACATTGACATGAACATTGTTGTGAGGAAATTGGACAAGCAAGAAGCTGAAGTAATAATGCCAGAGAACAACACCTCGTCCATGCATGCTTCCAACTCTCCAATTGAACTCTGGAAGTGA
- the LOC104449672 gene encoding acid beta-fructofuranosidase 1, vacuolar, with product MENSPSNTNAPYTLLPEDPFPARPLASFRRPLKVFGATVASVVFLMSLVGLIINQSPVPPAKNDHHGSDPLTSKATSFSEDAERLPTGVSEGVSAKSYPSVRDRLSYNWTNAMFSWQRTAYHFQPEKNWMNDPDGPLYYMGWYHLFYQYNPDSAVWGNITWGHAVSKDLIHWLYLPLAMVPDRWFDIGGVWTGSATLLPDGRIVMLYTGDMANSVQVQNLAYPANLSDPLLLDWVKYPDNPVIVPPAGIEYDEFRDPTTAWIGPNGTWRLLIGTKVNSTGMALIYETTNFTTYEAAPGVLHAVNGTGMWECVDFYPVSTNSSEGLETSVVGPGVKHVLKASLDDLKMDYYAIGTYDPVSDTWTPDDPEADVGIGLLVDYGRYYASKTFFDQNTGRRILWGWINETDTDYDDLAKGWASVQTIPRVVTFDNKTGSNILEWPVEEVESLRLDSTEFDDILVEAGSVVALNISSATQLDISVEFEIEGSDALEALEVPEAIIECATTQNRSTLGPFGLLVLADESLSELTPIYFHIAKSTNGSLTTLFCADETRSSKASEIFKKVYGGPVPVLNDEKFTMRLLVDHSIIESFAQGGRTVITSRVYPTEAIYGAAKLFLFNNATGVNVTASLEIWQMNSAFIHPFPLEELGGGRFSQK from the exons atggAGAATAGCCCCTCCAATACAAACGCACCCTACACCCTCCTGCCGGAGGACCCCTTCCCGGCGCGGCCTCTGGCGAGCTTCCGGAGACCCTTGAAGGTGTTTGGAGCAACTGTTGCTTCCGTCGTGTTCCTCATGTCGTTGGTTGGGCTGATCATTAACCAAAGCCCCGTGCCGCCAGCCAAGAACGACCACCATGGCTCTGATCCTTTGACCTCCAAAGCGACGTCATTTTCGGAGGATGCGGAGCGACTACCGACCGGAGTGTCGGAAGGGGTGTCCGCGAAATCCTACCCGTCCGTTCGGGACCGGCTTTCATACAACTGGACAAACGCAATGTTCTCCTGGCAAAGAACAGCTTACCATTTTCAGCCTGAGAAGAATTGGATGAATG ATCCTGATG GTCCGCTGTACTATATGGGGTGGTACCACCTGTTCTACCAGTACAATCCGGATTCCGCCGTGTGGGGCAACATCACGTGGGGGCACGCCGTGTCGAAGGACCTCATCCACTGGCTCTACCTCCCTCTCGCCATGGTCCCCGACAGGTGGTTCGACATTGGGGGGGTTTGGACTGGCTCGGCCACCCTACTCCCCGATGGTCGCATCGTGATGCTGTACACCGGCGACATGGCGAACTCCGTCCAG GTCCAAAACTTAGCCTACCCTGCCAATCTATCCGACCCGCTACTCCTTGACTGGGTCAAGTACCCGGATAACCCGGTCATCGTCCCTCCAGCCGGAATTGAGTACGACGAGTTCCGTGACCCGACCACCGCCTGGATCGGGCCCAACGGGACCTGGCGGCTCCTGATCGGGACCAAGGTCAACAGCACGGGCATGGCCCTCATCTACGAGACCACCAATTTCACCACCTACGAGGCCGCGCCGGGGGTGCTCCACGCGGTCAACGGCACTGGGATGTGGGAGTGCGTGGACTTCTACCCGGTCTCGACCAACTCGTCGGAGGGGCTCGAGACGTCGGTCGTCGGGCCCGGCGTGAAGCACGTGCTGAAGGCGAGCCTGGACGATTTGAAGATGGATTATTACGCGATCGGGACGTACGACCCGGTCAGCGACACCTGGACGCCCGACGACCCGGAGGCCGACGTGGGCATCGGACTGCTGGTGGACTATGGCAGGTACTACGCGTCCAAGACATTCTTCGACCAGAACACGGGGCGGAGGATCTTGTGGGGTTGGATCAACGAAACCGACACTGACTACGATGATTTGGCCAAAGGTTGGGCATCCGTTCAG ACAATTCCGAGGGTCGTGACATTCGACAACAAGACCGGATCGAACATCCTGGAATGGCCTGTGGAAGAGGTGGAGAGCTTGAGATTGGACAGCACCGAGTTCGACGACATTCTGGTCGAGGCTGGATCAGTCGTGGCGCTTAACATCAGCTCGGCTACGCAG CTCGACATAAGCGTGGAGTTTGAAATAGAGGGAAGCGATGCACTGGAAGCGCTGGAAGTGCCGGAAGCTATAATCGAATGCGCTACCACTCAAAACAGGTCGACTCTGGGCCCGTTCGGCCTTCTCGTTCTCGCCGACGAGTCGCTCTCAGAGCTCACCCCCATCTACTTCCACATTGCTAAATCCACTAATGGCAGCCTCACGACATTGTTCTGCGCCGACGAGACGAG GTCGAGCAAGGCTTCggaaattttcaagaaagtttaCGGTGGACCCGTTCCAGTACTGAACGATGAGAAATTCACTATGAGACTCCTG GTTGACCATTCGATCATCGAAAGCTTCGCCCAGGGGGGTAGGACCGTCATAACATCGCGGGTCTACCCGACGGAAGCGATCTACGGGGCGGCGAAACTGTTCTTGTTCAACAACGCGACCGGAGTGAACGTGACGGCCTCGCTCGAGATATGGCAAATGAACTCTGCCTTTATCCACCCGTTTCCCTTGGAAGAATTGGGAGGGGGGCGATTCAGTCAAAAGTGA